A window of the Actinobacillus genomosp. 1 genome harbors these coding sequences:
- the tamA gene encoding autotransporter assembly complex protein TamA — translation MNFKPHLLSYCCLLAFTQIGYAQQAVLSEDDSAEQSENTEASSPESKIEAAVDLEVKGIENKDKDAWANVQIYLGQIAKEYADGSERHQYLVQTAVDKALRAKGYYNTRYQFIYTPRVNKKPLLTLNVELDSQKVKIDETDVRLSGEASKDEDFTKLVDSVPKKGTDLNHEQYDGFKSNIESLAFKKGYFDGNWLYHRLEIYPKDHSADWRLGYESGVRYRYGEIRFTDNQIKEEYLRNILTVESGEAYDANDLSKITSDYSSSNWFSSVLVEPHLNEEEKTVDLNVLFQPKKKNDVEVGIGFATDVGPRFQLNWKKPWINSRGHNIESRTYISAPEQRFEFGYNIPLREDPLHYYYQFSGSLENEDQNDTKSTAATIGFQRFWTHETGWSFSAGVKARYDSFTQADESHRTLLVYPTASLNRTRSDGNRFPLWGDSQRLTVNWGTKAFASDVNFYSWKASSTWVRTYFDHHRFFLRGEVGHIHSKDFHRIPPALRYFAGGDMSIRGFGYKDISPRDPKNGKLIGGSHLATATAEYQYQIYPDWWAALFYDTGLASNKFEAKDLHSGAGIGVRWASPIGAIKLDLATPVRSPNNEKGVQFYIGLGSEL, via the coding sequence GTGAATTTTAAACCGCATTTATTAAGCTATTGTTGTTTACTTGCATTTACTCAAATCGGTTATGCTCAGCAAGCTGTACTATCCGAAGACGATTCTGCCGAGCAATCGGAGAATACGGAAGCAAGTTCGCCGGAGTCAAAGATTGAGGCTGCCGTCGATTTAGAGGTAAAAGGCATTGAGAATAAAGATAAAGACGCTTGGGCGAATGTCCAAATTTATCTTGGACAGATTGCAAAAGAATATGCGGACGGTTCGGAACGTCATCAATATTTGGTACAAACCGCAGTAGATAAAGCATTGCGAGCTAAAGGCTACTACAATACCCGGTATCAATTTATTTATACGCCTAGAGTAAATAAAAAGCCGTTACTGACCTTAAATGTCGAGCTGGACAGTCAAAAAGTTAAAATAGATGAAACGGACGTTCGTCTTAGCGGTGAGGCAAGTAAAGATGAAGATTTTACTAAATTAGTCGATTCCGTACCGAAGAAAGGAACGGATTTAAATCACGAACAGTATGACGGTTTTAAAAGTAATATTGAAAGTTTAGCCTTTAAAAAAGGTTATTTTGACGGAAACTGGTTATATCATCGATTAGAAATTTATCCGAAAGACCATTCGGCGGATTGGCGTTTAGGCTATGAAAGCGGTGTACGTTATCGCTATGGTGAAATTAGGTTTACCGATAATCAAATTAAAGAAGAGTATCTGCGTAATATCTTAACCGTTGAATCCGGTGAGGCTTACGATGCTAACGATTTATCTAAAATCACATCGGATTATTCGTCAAGTAATTGGTTTTCTTCCGTATTAGTCGAACCGCATTTAAACGAAGAAGAAAAAACGGTCGATCTAAACGTGTTATTTCAGCCGAAGAAAAAAAATGATGTAGAGGTGGGAATCGGCTTTGCAACCGATGTCGGTCCTCGTTTTCAGCTAAACTGGAAAAAACCATGGATTAATAGCCGCGGACATAACATTGAATCGCGTACTTATATTTCCGCGCCGGAGCAACGTTTTGAGTTCGGCTATAATATTCCTTTACGTGAAGATCCTTTGCATTACTATTATCAATTCTCCGGTTCGTTAGAAAACGAAGATCAAAACGATACTAAATCAACGGCGGCAACTATCGGTTTTCAACGATTTTGGACGCATGAAACCGGCTGGTCATTTTCAGCCGGGGTAAAAGCCCGTTATGATTCTTTTACCCAAGCGGATGAATCTCATCGTACCTTATTAGTTTATCCGACCGCATCGCTAAATCGCACTCGTTCGGACGGTAATCGTTTTCCGCTTTGGGGAGACAGTCAAAGATTAACGGTGAACTGGGGCACGAAAGCTTTCGCTTCGGATGTAAATTTTTATAGTTGGAAAGCTTCAAGTACTTGGGTCAGAACTTATTTTGATCATCATCGTTTTTTCTTACGCGGTGAAGTCGGTCATATTCATTCTAAAGATTTCCATCGAATTCCTCCGGCATTACGTTATTTCGCCGGTGGTGATATGAGCATACGAGGATTCGGTTATAAAGATATTTCTCCTAGAGATCCGAAAAACGGTAAGTTGATTGGCGGATCTCACCTTGCGACCGCAACCGCAGAATACCAATATCAGATTTATCCGGATTGGTGGGCGGCGCTTTTTTATGATACGGGTTTAGCCTCAAATAAGTTTGAAGCGAAGGATTTACATTCCGGTGCAGGGATTGGCGTACGCTGGGCTTCACCAATCGGTGCGATTAAGTTGGATTTGGCAACGCCGGTCAGATCACCGAATAATGAAAAAGGTGTGCAATTTTATATCGGCTTAGGTTCGGAATTATAA
- the cydD gene encoding heme ABC transporter permease/ATP-binding protein CydD, whose protein sequence is MEKQRQRQLQKWLRGQQKIIKKWMYFNVLLGSLSAVLMIGQMALLATMLHKMIIEHQSPQTFLVELGLLFVCFSGRALLIWLRERTGFKAGQTLRLHLREQIMAKLVEIGPMSMQQKPSGSWATLMLEQVENLHNFYARYLPQQFLSVIVPMIILCFVFPINWAAGLILFATLPLLPIFMALAGIKAVEANQRNIGVLSRISGQFLDKLRGLETIRLFGQAEKQTEQIYQSTEEFRISTMDVLKMAFLSSAVLEFFTAVSIAVMAVYFGFIYLGELDFGYYGTGVSLFIGFFCLMLAPEFYQPLRDLGVFYHDKAAAIGAADNIERFLNQQVTQLQTDLQKDLPNRPLEIIAKECVILSPQGKALTKPLSFTIAAQQHIALVGQSGAGKSSLMNMLLGFLPYQGSVTINGIELRELSLAQYRQKLAWVGQNPQLIKGSLRENILLGNPNASESKLDRALALSKADEFVYRLGLDSQVQDANAGISGGQAQRIAIARALLRDYELLLLDEPTASLDMQSEQQVLNALQHLSQTQTTLMITHRIEDLKQCDEIWVMKQGEIVQKGGFEAVEKEGYFAELQQY, encoded by the coding sequence ATGGAAAAACAACGACAAAGACAGTTGCAAAAATGGCTTCGAGGGCAGCAAAAGATCATTAAAAAATGGATGTATTTTAATGTGTTACTCGGTAGTTTGAGTGCTGTATTGATGATTGGACAAATGGCACTTTTAGCAACGATGTTACATAAAATGATTATTGAACATCAAAGCCCTCAAACATTCTTAGTGGAACTCGGCTTGTTATTTGTTTGTTTTAGCGGTCGTGCGCTATTGATTTGGTTACGTGAACGTACCGGCTTTAAAGCGGGTCAAACGCTACGTTTACATTTACGTGAACAAATTATGGCAAAATTGGTTGAAATCGGACCAATGAGTATGCAGCAAAAGCCGTCGGGAAGTTGGGCGACATTAATGTTGGAACAAGTGGAAAACCTACATAATTTTTATGCTCGTTACTTGCCGCAGCAATTTTTATCGGTAATTGTACCAATGATTATTCTCTGCTTTGTGTTCCCGATTAACTGGGCGGCAGGGCTTATTTTGTTTGCCACTTTACCGCTATTACCTATTTTTATGGCGTTAGCCGGTATTAAAGCGGTGGAAGCGAACCAACGCAATATTGGTGTACTTTCTCGTATTAGCGGTCAATTTTTAGATAAGTTAAGAGGGTTGGAGACTATTCGTTTATTCGGTCAGGCAGAAAAACAAACCGAGCAAATTTATCAAAGTACCGAGGAATTTCGTATAAGTACGATGGATGTGCTGAAAATGGCGTTTCTTTCTTCAGCAGTATTGGAGTTTTTTACTGCGGTTTCTATTGCGGTAATGGCGGTTTATTTCGGCTTTATTTATTTGGGTGAGTTGGATTTCGGCTATTACGGAACGGGAGTCAGTCTATTTATCGGCTTTTTCTGCTTAATGCTGGCACCGGAATTTTACCAACCGTTACGCGATTTAGGCGTGTTTTATCACGATAAAGCGGCGGCAATCGGTGCGGCGGATAATATTGAGCGATTTTTAAATCAACAAGTGACGCAACTACAAACCGATTTGCAAAAAGATTTGCCGAATCGACCGCTTGAAATCATTGCGAAAGAGTGCGTGATTCTTTCGCCTCAAGGTAAAGCCTTAACCAAGCCGTTAAGTTTTACTATTGCGGCGCAACAACATATTGCGCTCGTCGGACAAAGCGGTGCTGGTAAAAGCTCGTTAATGAATATGTTATTAGGTTTCTTACCTTATCAAGGTTCGGTAACCATAAACGGAATTGAATTGCGTGAGCTGAGTTTAGCGCAATACCGTCAAAAACTCGCATGGGTCGGACAAAATCCGCAATTGATTAAAGGGTCGTTGAGAGAGAATATCTTATTGGGGAATCCGAATGCGAGCGAATCCAAATTGGATCGAGCGTTAGCGTTATCCAAAGCGGATGAATTTGTTTACCGTTTAGGTTTAGACAGCCAAGTACAAGATGCGAATGCCGGTATTTCCGGCGGACAAGCGCAGCGTATTGCAATTGCGCGTGCATTATTGCGAGATTATGAATTGCTTTTGCTAGATGAGCCGACCGCCAGCTTGGATATGCAATCCGAACAACAAGTGTTAAATGCATTGCAACATTTAAGCCAAACGCAAACCACTTTAATGATTACGCACCGTATTGAAGATCTCAAACAATGTGATGAAATTTGGGTGATGAAACAAGGTGAAATCGTACAAAAAGGCGGTTTCGAAGCGGTCGAAAAAGAAGGATATTTTGCAGAATTGCAGCAATACTAA
- the hflD gene encoding high frequency lysogenization protein HflD, with protein sequence MATNYHDITIAFAGVCQAVSLVQQFAHKGSADREIFANSIKSLLVTQPDSTLAVFDGQLANLKLGLETAQAQMGSPNGKLDTEIGRYWINVLALSQKLNKNPEAKAKLAERLQQIERQLPLYENDIMADQMIANLAAIYSDVISPLGSKIHVLGLQDYLVRPDIQQKIRASLLAGIRAGILWQQVGGTRWQFLFSRRKILNQAQQFYKSI encoded by the coding sequence ATGGCTACCAATTATCACGATATTACGATTGCTTTTGCAGGTGTTTGCCAAGCGGTTAGTTTAGTTCAACAATTTGCTCACAAAGGTTCCGCAGATCGTGAGATTTTTGCAAATTCAATTAAAAGTTTACTCGTTACTCAGCCGGATTCGACCTTAGCGGTTTTTGACGGTCAGTTAGCCAATTTAAAACTAGGCTTGGAAACGGCTCAAGCACAAATGGGTAGCCCAAACGGTAAATTGGATACTGAGATCGGTCGTTATTGGATTAACGTCCTCGCCTTAAGCCAAAAGTTGAATAAAAATCCTGAAGCCAAAGCCAAATTGGCGGAGCGTTTACAGCAAATCGAACGTCAATTACCGCTCTATGAGAATGATATTATGGCGGATCAAATGATTGCGAATTTAGCTGCGATTTACAGCGATGTGATTAGCCCACTCGGTTCAAAAATCCATGTATTAGGTTTACAAGATTATCTGGTGCGTCCGGATATTCAGCAAAAAATCCGAGCCAGTCTATTAGCCGGTATTCGAGCCGGTATTTTATGGCAACAAGTCGGCGGAACTCGCTGGCAATTCTTATTTTCCCGTAGAAAGATTCTTAATCAGGCACAACAGTTTTACAAAAGTATTTAA
- the tamB gene encoding autotransporter assembly complex protein TamB, which translates to MSEQHHQQVENEQTEQDLVTTKKSKWRWLRHLGCGLLCLILIPFVFLMTGKGQRTAFELADKFLEPLTIGSVKGSLQDGLTLSDTKFVTDGVDVAVGQADLQIGFGCLLRLESCVENLALKDTKVEIDTAKLPPAQPEKESEPFTELNLPVGISANKIVLDNIQVKVDEMDIALTHFHSGISGKGRAVNLAPTELDGLTVSLAPASAAQAVEKTQNIAKESVKQTASTIDWAEIKAKLAQPLLTKQAPIKLPLDAVIPQLEAKNIHIEQKVKDKDGKFVTPQSIVKLESLLLQAKADQQAIELSQLLLKSDRGNINGNGLLTLAENYPLNWTLNADSPLLADLKIPASQAKVVLNGELFGKTSLDIQTNGAVKARLTGEVQLAEPKTPLNLHLASEAVSYPFIPEKGTDPLKLEKIDFLLTGDLLNYQLDTKVNATGMGIPASYAHLKGQGEISQFNIEQLTLNALEGKANLSGNINWENGVAWDAKTDLNAINTKSLAPQWAAVLSGGLQSKGYAGRGENGSDWNVEVSHLDLNGSLLQKNLQLKGEIKSNRDTLLDVPSATLVYGENNIALKGVLSDKSDFAAQINAPNLSGLLPKLAANIQGNVKLTGKVAEPNLDLDLVAKSLSYDQLNLKNLVAKGKVTTEKTIQGNLAINLAQLVYGDVQVENASLVANGSEENHSLKLNAKGNPIGASLQLSGKFDRLQQVWKGQLSQVAIDSTDFGSFKTNQTVNVSYDNKQVNANVSAHCWNNPKINLCFPQAFDAGQEGKVPFEIKQFDLAAIQAFLDKNTQLSGIINAKGDAAWFKNKQPQVNLELNSNALKLVQKLDGGNSFPLTLSPVKVNANLADNNLKLKSDIKVENNGRLATDLVMNDVANARKLSGSIHIDQLTLKLIKPLLTGGESIDGNINARLSVGGTVTAPLLNGTLNLSELRAKASAMPFDVTGGHLALNFHGATSTLSGRVQTTESELRLDGDADWRRLDAWKTRVHAQAHRFRVNVPNMAKVEFSPNIEVTATPKELILGGNIDIPWARIAVESLPESAVSVSGDEVIMDGSVKQKVPLAQRQIPDKTAGGMAIKANININIGDDVSINAYGLKSHLNGTIAVRQGKQGLGLYGQVNLKNGRYASFGQDLLIRKGVISFAGLPSQPSLNIEAIRNPEAMEDPSVTAGVKVIGLADSSEVKVFSEPAMSQNEALSYVLTGRSLDNSGDAGSSNSMAAALISMSLSKSSKTVGAVGSTFGLKDLNVTTAGIGDNTKVEVSASLTPKFKVKYGVGIFAALTELTLRYNLAPRLYLQWVSSVNQAVDLMYRFEFDEMFE; encoded by the coding sequence ATGAGCGAGCAACATCATCAACAAGTAGAAAATGAACAAACGGAGCAAGATCTCGTAACGACCAAAAAAAGTAAATGGCGTTGGTTACGTCATCTCGGTTGCGGTTTATTGTGTTTGATTTTAATTCCATTCGTTTTTTTAATGACGGGAAAAGGGCAACGAACCGCATTCGAATTGGCGGATAAATTTCTCGAACCATTAACTATCGGCAGTGTAAAAGGTAGTCTGCAAGACGGATTAACTTTATCCGATACTAAATTTGTGACGGATGGAGTGGATGTTGCGGTCGGACAAGCGGATTTACAGATCGGCTTCGGTTGTTTATTAAGACTGGAAAGCTGCGTTGAGAATCTCGCATTAAAAGATACGAAAGTTGAGATTGATACGGCTAAATTACCGCCTGCGCAACCGGAGAAGGAAAGCGAACCTTTTACCGAATTGAATTTACCGGTAGGCATATCGGCTAACAAGATTGTTTTAGACAATATTCAAGTCAAAGTCGATGAAATGGATATTGCTTTAACGCATTTCCATTCGGGGATTTCAGGCAAAGGCAGAGCTGTGAATTTAGCCCCGACCGAATTAGACGGTTTAACGGTTTCACTTGCGCCGGCAAGTGCGGCACAAGCGGTCGAAAAAACACAAAATATTGCAAAAGAATCGGTAAAACAGACCGCTTCTACCATTGATTGGGCAGAAATTAAAGCTAAATTGGCACAACCGTTATTGACCAAACAAGCACCGATTAAATTGCCTTTAGATGCGGTAATTCCACAATTGGAAGCCAAAAATATTCACATAGAACAGAAAGTAAAAGATAAGGACGGAAAGTTCGTTACACCTCAATCCATTGTGAAGCTAGAATCGCTTTTATTGCAGGCAAAAGCGGATCAACAAGCGATCGAGTTATCACAACTATTGCTAAAAAGTGATCGAGGTAATATTAACGGCAACGGCTTACTGACATTAGCGGAAAATTACCCTCTCAATTGGACGTTAAATGCGGATTCACCATTATTAGCGGATCTAAAAATTCCGGCAAGCCAAGCAAAAGTAGTATTAAACGGTGAATTATTTGGTAAAACTTCGCTGGATATTCAAACAAACGGTGCAGTAAAAGCTCGTTTAACCGGTGAGGTTCAGCTTGCCGAGCCGAAAACGCCATTAAATCTTCACTTAGCCAGTGAAGCGGTTTCCTATCCGTTTATACCGGAAAAAGGAACTGATCCGTTGAAATTAGAAAAAATTGATTTCTTACTCACCGGCGATTTACTTAATTATCAACTAGATACAAAAGTGAATGCGACAGGTATGGGCATTCCGGCAAGTTACGCGCATCTAAAAGGGCAAGGCGAAATTAGCCAATTTAATATTGAGCAACTTACGCTGAATGCTTTAGAGGGTAAAGCAAATTTAAGCGGAAATATTAATTGGGAAAACGGAGTGGCATGGGATGCGAAAACGGATCTAAATGCGATCAATACCAAATCGCTGGCACCGCAATGGGCTGCAGTGCTTTCCGGCGGTTTGCAATCTAAAGGCTATGCGGGACGAGGAGAAAACGGTTCGGATTGGAATGTTGAGGTTTCTCATTTAGATTTGAACGGTTCGCTTTTGCAAAAAAATTTACAGCTCAAAGGTGAGATTAAATCGAATCGTGACACTTTATTAGACGTACCTTCCGCCACGTTGGTTTACGGTGAAAATAATATTGCGCTAAAGGGAGTCTTAAGTGATAAATCAGACTTTGCGGCGCAAATTAATGCGCCGAATTTAAGCGGTTTATTACCTAAATTAGCGGCAAATATTCAAGGGAATGTGAAGCTGACCGGTAAAGTTGCCGAACCTAATTTAGATCTGGATTTAGTCGCTAAAAGTTTAAGCTATGATCAGCTTAATCTAAAAAACTTGGTCGCAAAAGGTAAAGTGACCACCGAAAAAACGATTCAAGGTAATTTAGCGATAAATTTAGCGCAATTGGTATACGGCGATGTACAGGTAGAGAATGCCAGCTTAGTGGCGAATGGCAGTGAGGAAAATCATAGTTTAAAACTGAATGCGAAAGGTAATCCGATTGGGGCGAGTTTGCAGCTTTCGGGAAAATTCGACCGCTTACAGCAAGTGTGGAAAGGGCAACTAAGTCAAGTCGCTATTGATAGCACGGACTTCGGTTCGTTTAAAACCAACCAAACAGTGAATGTTAGCTACGATAACAAGCAAGTTAATGCGAATGTTTCTGCCCATTGTTGGAACAATCCCAAAATTAATTTGTGTTTTCCACAGGCATTTGATGCCGGTCAAGAGGGTAAAGTACCGTTTGAAATCAAGCAATTCGATTTAGCGGCAATTCAGGCGTTTTTAGATAAAAATACCCAATTATCCGGCATTATTAATGCCAAAGGTGATGCCGCTTGGTTTAAGAATAAACAGCCGCAGGTGAATTTAGAATTGAATTCTAACGCCTTGAAATTGGTGCAAAAATTAGACGGAGGCAATAGTTTCCCTCTCACATTAAGTCCGGTTAAAGTGAATGCGAATTTAGCGGATAATAATTTGAAGCTGAAAAGCGATATTAAAGTGGAAAATAACGGTCGCCTTGCGACGGATCTCGTGATGAATGATGTGGCTAATGCACGTAAATTATCCGGTAGTATTCATATTGATCAGCTTACGCTTAAATTGATTAAGCCGTTATTAACCGGAGGTGAATCGATTGACGGCAATATCAATGCACGTTTGTCAGTCGGAGGAACTGTCACCGCACCGTTATTAAACGGCACGTTAAATCTTAGCGAGTTACGGGCGAAAGCGAGTGCAATGCCGTTTGATGTCACCGGCGGTCATTTAGCGTTAAATTTCCACGGTGCGACTTCAACGCTTTCCGGTCGAGTACAAACCACGGAAAGCGAATTGCGTTTGGACGGCGATGCGGATTGGCGACGTTTAGATGCGTGGAAAACCAGAGTACACGCCCAAGCGCATCGCTTCCGCGTAAACGTGCCGAATATGGCGAAAGTGGAATTTAGCCCGAATATTGAAGTAACCGCAACACCGAAAGAACTTATCTTAGGTGGTAATATTGATATTCCTTGGGCGCGAATTGCGGTCGAATCCTTACCGGAAAGTGCGGTAAGCGTTAGCGGTGATGAAGTGATTATGGACGGTTCGGTAAAACAAAAAGTGCCGTTAGCTCAGCGTCAGATTCCGGATAAAACCGCCGGCGGTATGGCAATCAAAGCAAATATTAATATCAATATCGGCGATGATGTCAGTATTAATGCTTATGGTTTAAAAAGTCATTTAAACGGGACGATTGCGGTACGTCAAGGTAAACAGGGACTCGGTTTATACGGACAAGTAAATTTAAAAAACGGGCGTTATGCGTCATTCGGACAAGATTTACTAATTCGTAAAGGCGTGATCAGCTTTGCCGGATTACCGTCGCAACCTTCGTTAAATATTGAAGCGATTCGTAATCCTGAAGCCATGGAAGATCCGAGTGTAACCGCCGGGGTAAAAGTTATCGGTTTAGCGGATAGCTCGGAAGTAAAAGTATTCTCCGAGCCGGCGATGTCACAGAATGAAGCCCTCTCGTATGTACTGACCGGTCGCTCGTTAGATAATAGCGGCGATGCGGGATCCAGTAATTCGATGGCGGCGGCGTTAATCAGTATGAGCTTATCGAAAAGCAGTAAAACCGTTGGGGCGGTAGGCAGTACTTTCGGCTTAAAAGATTTAAACGTGACGACGGCAGGGATTGGTGACAATACTAAAGTGGAAGTCAGTGCGAGCTTAACGCCTAAATTTAAAGTGAAATACGGAGTCGGCATTTTTGCCGCACTTACCGAATTAACCCTACGCTATAATTTAGCACCGAGACTTTATTTGCAATGGGTATCAAGTGTAAATCAAGCGGTCGATTTAATGTATCGTTTTGAATTTGATGAAATGTTTGAGTAA
- the cydC gene encoding heme ABC transporter ATP-binding protein/permease CydC, which produces MKSIFPFLSLYRTHWGRLLLGIVLAIAGLTASIGLLSLSGWFLSASFLAGSAIIFNFFYPSSGVRGLAIGRTISRYFERLVTHDATFRVLANLRVTVFRKLIPLSPSGLNRFRNSELLNRLVADVDTLDTLYLNLMSPFVSAIMLIAFMGIGLSFVSPLLALVICGSLTALLIIFPMLFYRLGRKSGAIVVQARANYRSQFIEWIQMHAEFLLFGVVAQASDKLNQTEKEWLNAQSKESRLTGLSNALLIFSNGILLCVVIYLASTAINVPSAEYPEALIALVVFCVMASAEILMPIGLAFLHLGQVITAAERLNEITEQQPSVSFGSKSDWQNTEQNKPLVQFESVTFTYPNRVDPVLQDISFEIFAGQKVAILGKTGSGKSTIFQLLNRNYDPTSGQIQLNSCNITDYTEVSLRQHLVTLSQRVHIFNSSLRDNLLFGYAQATDTQLIKVLNQVGLAYLLDEQGLDLWLGEGGRPLSGGEQRRLGLARLLLSQAEIVLLDEPTEGLDRETEQQILTLILTHCQNRTLLMITHRLHGLDKFDKVYRMDNGKFIN; this is translated from the coding sequence ATGAAATCAATTTTTCCTTTCCTCTCTCTTTATCGTACCCATTGGGGACGTTTATTATTGGGTATTGTATTAGCAATAGCGGGTTTAACCGCAAGTATCGGTTTATTAAGTTTATCCGGTTGGTTTTTATCCGCATCCTTTTTAGCCGGCTCGGCAATTATTTTTAATTTCTTTTATCCGTCGTCAGGCGTAAGAGGCTTAGCAATCGGACGGACGATCTCACGTTATTTTGAGCGTTTGGTGACGCATGATGCCACATTCCGAGTATTGGCTAATTTACGCGTTACCGTATTTCGTAAGCTGATTCCGCTTAGTCCGAGCGGTTTAAATCGTTTTAGAAACAGTGAGTTGCTTAACCGTTTAGTCGCGGATGTCGATACTTTAGATACGTTATATCTAAATCTAATGTCTCCGTTTGTCAGTGCGATTATGCTCATTGCATTTATGGGTATCGGTTTGTCTTTTGTTTCACCGTTACTTGCTTTAGTTATTTGTGGATCATTAACTGCGTTACTGATTATTTTCCCAATGTTGTTTTATCGTTTAGGGAGAAAATCCGGTGCAATCGTAGTACAAGCGCGGGCAAATTATCGTAGCCAATTTATTGAATGGATCCAAATGCACGCAGAATTTTTATTATTCGGTGTGGTCGCTCAAGCAAGCGATAAGCTGAATCAAACAGAAAAAGAGTGGTTGAATGCACAAAGTAAAGAGAGCAGATTAACCGGCTTATCCAACGCATTGTTGATCTTTTCGAACGGCATTTTGCTTTGCGTGGTAATTTACTTGGCTTCAACCGCAATTAATGTGCCTTCCGCCGAGTACCCAGAAGCATTGATCGCACTAGTGGTATTTTGTGTGATGGCATCGGCAGAGATTTTAATGCCGATTGGGTTAGCGTTTTTACATTTGGGTCAGGTAATTACTGCGGCAGAACGCTTAAATGAAATTACCGAACAACAACCGTCGGTAAGTTTCGGCAGCAAAAGCGATTGGCAAAATACGGAGCAAAATAAACCGCTTGTTCAATTTGAGAGTGTGACGTTTACTTATCCGAATCGTGTTGATCCGGTGTTACAGGACATTTCATTTGAGATTTTTGCCGGACAAAAAGTGGCGATTTTAGGTAAAACAGGTAGCGGTAAAAGTACCATTTTCCAACTGCTTAATCGTAATTATGATCCGACAAGCGGTCAAATTCAGTTAAATTCTTGTAACATTACCGATTATACGGAAGTGAGCTTACGTCAGCACCTTGTTACATTAAGTCAGCGAGTACATATTTTTAACAGTAGCTTACGAGATAACTTATTATTCGGCTATGCACAGGCGACGGACACCCAGTTAATTAAGGTGTTAAATCAAGTGGGATTAGCTTATTTATTAGATGAGCAAGGTTTGGATTTATGGCTGGGAGAGGGCGGCAGACCGCTTTCCGGCGGTGAACAACGCCGCTTAGGTTTGGCACGTTTATTACTAAGCCAAGCGGAAATCGTGTTATTGGACGAACCGACCGAAGGCTTGGATCGTGAAACCGAGCAACAAATTTTGACGTTAATTTTGACTCATTGTCAAAATCGAACCCTATTAATGATTACTCATCGCTTACACGGCTTAGATAAATTCGATAAAGTCTATCGCATGGACAACGGTAAATTTATTAATTAA
- a CDS encoding divergent polysaccharide deacetylase family protein translates to MWNLFQSKRSIFPVFLQSLLLITPLAQAGKLAIVIDDIGYRMKEDNAIYALPKEVSVAIIPVAPYATARAQKAYQQKRDVLIHLPMQPKNRYQPIESGALMVGASKEKVSQLIQAARNQVPYAIGLNNHMGSGATADRQTMEHLMAELSKQQLFFLDSKTGPSVAAKIARELGVNALERSLFLDDNDALHEVQNQFHLALHYARKHGSAILIGHPRKNSIEVLEKGLANLPEDIQLVSMGTLWRNDSVVPKTPFIMIFDDMPAPTSVAPFNAVPLLRGVPKD, encoded by the coding sequence ATGTGGAATTTATTTCAAAGTAAGCGGTCTATTTTTCCAGTTTTTTTGCAAAGTTTGTTGCTAATTACACCGCTTGCCCAAGCCGGAAAGTTGGCGATTGTGATTGATGACATCGGCTATCGAATGAAAGAAGATAATGCGATTTACGCATTACCGAAAGAAGTGAGCGTTGCCATCATTCCCGTTGCACCTTATGCGACCGCTCGTGCACAAAAAGCTTATCAACAAAAGCGAGATGTACTGATTCATCTGCCGATGCAGCCTAAAAATAGATATCAACCGATTGAATCGGGGGCGTTAATGGTTGGGGCAAGTAAAGAAAAAGTTTCTCAATTGATTCAAGCGGCACGTAATCAAGTTCCCTATGCCATCGGTTTAAATAACCATATGGGAAGCGGAGCAACGGCGGATAGACAAACGATGGAACATTTAATGGCGGAGCTATCAAAACAACAATTGTTCTTTCTCGATAGTAAAACCGGCCCGAGTGTTGCGGCAAAAATCGCTCGTGAATTAGGTGTGAACGCTTTGGAAAGAAGCCTATTTTTAGATGATAATGATGCTTTGCATGAAGTGCAGAATCAGTTTCATCTTGCGCTACATTATGCTCGAAAACACGGGAGTGCGATTTTAATCGGTCATCCGCGTAAAAATAGTATTGAGGTGTTAGAAAAAGGGCTTGCTAATTTACCTGAGGATATTCAATTGGTGAGTATGGGAACACTATGGCGTAATGATAGCGTTGTGCCGAAAACACCATTTATTATGATTTTTGATGATATGCCTGCGCCGACTTCGGTCGCTCCATTTAATGCCGTGCCGCTGTTAAGAGGCGTACCCAAAGATTAA